In Cuculus canorus isolate bCucCan1 chromosome 8, bCucCan1.pri, whole genome shotgun sequence, a single genomic region encodes these proteins:
- the ZNF644 gene encoding zinc finger protein 644 isoform X2 gives MDDLEINTEVLGAKEEEEILCDDTFISEEEGGIPKPQESDTPFQKALPEELSRDRSENALSGGQASLFIHTGAPTVSSENFILSHGTAVNGPVSHSTSAKTSIMNKGGVSLTTGQPVGHHTDSCSTLAVVHDLQLPAKSSTQKSNQHQVLFLLPDVAHAKNLTHSIKNLPTSASVGCDSQKPVGSSVDSTLVGQEVCEDDKDLLAKDDCVDALTGISSGTGGFRSGCDPSWDPQKEFIQFLMTNEETIEKSPIHCKVGLEKKRKRKMDVSKITRYTEDCFSDTSCVPSKSKLLNVDFLEQNEELEIVEPQKYSLSKVKPESTDEELEAVDAIQQLIYSPSSNCAEDTSPVHPSTFLPNHLKNQCEQNDSESPSTFSTDEPSFYPCTKCNVNFREKKHLHRHMMYHLDGNSHFRHLNVPRPYACRECGRTFRDRNSLLKHMIIHQERRQKLMEEIRELKELQDEGRSARLQCPQCVFGTNCPKTFVQHAKTHEKDKRYYCCEECNFMAVTENELECHRGIAHGAVVKCSIIGSDVSQRKTQKKASLKDPYLGSSKKSSTYMCKMCPFTTSARSVLKKHMEYLHPASCIDPFGGHLRLEKRKSSIIEEPFNFSSRTKQFIKQSSTFPKNSALKQDVKRSFGSASQYSNFAKLHKRPYRIQKARKSVSHSSKLNSAEKKDSYETEDESSWDNVELCDYTTQSVEDEPYSDINQEHVSLFPIFKGKMEDHDAGDKSSLSYEQNDGFYFEYYEDAESGSFLHDLHDPQNLENVGSALPKHNSVFHWTDLSLEKKSCPYCPATFETGVGLSNHVRGHLHRAGLSYEARHVVSPEQIATSDKMQHFKRTGTGTPVKRVRKAIEKSETSSEHTCQLCGGWFDTKIGLSNHVRGHLKRLGKTKWDAHKSPICVLNEMMQNEEKYEKILKALNSRRIIPRPFVAQKFASSDDFLSQNVLPLEAYHNGLKTEDTSVSASEEEGLSFLNECDQTKAVLRDGKKNQSLTLIELLKNKRLGEERNPDISPQKIHSQTARKRFVQKCVLPLNEDSPLMYQPQKMDLTMQSGMPVKLRTCVHCNTTFTSAVSLSNHLRAYARKKSAGLLTGTALDCKQKKSRSRSGSKKKMLPLPHSADEVYILRCRFCGLVFRGPLSVQEDWIKHLQRHIVNANLPRTGAGMVEVTSLLKKPASITETSFSLLMAEAAS, from the exons ATGGATGATTTAGAGATAAATACCGAAGTCCTTGGTGctaaagaagaagaagaaatcctgTGTGATGATACTTTCATATCTGAGGAAGAAGGTGGCATTCCTAAACCCCAGGAGAGCGACACACCGTTTCAGAAGGCTCTGCCTGAGGAGCTGTCGAGGGACAGATCTGAAAACGCCTTAAGTGGAGGCCAGGCTTCACTATTTATACACACTGGTGCTCCTACTGTTTCTAGTGAGAACTTTATCTTGTCTCACGGAACTGCTGTTAATGGACCAGTTTCACACTCCACCTCAGCTAAGACTTCCATTATGAATAAGGGCGGTGTTTCATTAACCACTGGACAGCCCGTAGGGCATCACACAGATTCCTGCTCAACTTTGGCAGTGGTTCATGATCTTCAGCTGCCTGCCAAGAGCTCAACACAGAAATCTAATCAGCaccaagttttatttttgttacctGATGTAGCACACGCTAAGAACCTGACTCATTCCATTAAAAATCTACCTACCTCTGCCTCAGTTGGTTGCGATTCGCAGAAACCAGTAGGAAGTAGTGTCGACAGCACTTTAGTAGGGCAAGAAGTTTGTGAGGATGATAAAGATTTGCTAGCGAAAGATGATTGTGTCGATGCATTAACAGGCATTTCCTCAGGTACAGGTGGTTTCAGATCGGGCTGTGATCCCAGCTGGGATCCGCAGAAAGAGTTCATCCAGTTTCTGATGACGAATGAAGAAACGATAGAGAAGTCTCCCATTCACTGCAAAGTAGGCTTAGAAAAAAAGcggaaaaggaaaatggatgTCAGCAAAATCACTCGCTACACCGAAGACTGTTTTAGTGATACCAGTTGTGTTCCCAGTAAATCAAAGCTGTTAAACGTTGACTTCTTAGAGCAGAATGAGGAGCTAGAAATAGTAGAACCACAGAAATATTCATTGAGCAAAGTAAAACCTGAATCCACAGACGAAGAGCTGGAAGCCGTTGATGCTATCCAGCAGCTCATTTACAGCCCCAGCAGTAACTGTGCAGAGGACACTTCTCCTGTTCACCCTAGCACTTTCCTTCCCAATCATTTAAAAAACCAGTGTGAACAGAACGACTCTGAATCGCCATCCACCTTCAGTACGGATGAACCGTCATTCTATCCCTGTACTAAGTGCAATGTGAATTTTAGGGAGAAGAAGCATCTACACAGGCACATGATGTACCACTTAGATGGGAACAGTCATTTCCGACATCTCAATGTCCCTAGGCCCTATGCGTGCAGGGAATGTGGAAGGACATTTCGAGATCGTAATTCCCTTCTTAAACACATGATAATTCACCAGGAGCGAAGGCAGAAGCTGATGGAAGAAATCCGTGAGCTGAAGGAACTTCAGGATGAGGGCAGGAGCGCGCGGTTGCAGTGCCCACAGTGTGTATTCGGTACCAACTGCCCTAAAACGTTCGTGCAGCACGCAAAGACCcatgagaaagacaaaagataCTATTGCTGTGAGGAGTGCAATTTCATGGCTGTGACAGAAAATGAACTGGAATGTCACAGAGGGATTGCACATGGAGCCGTGGTCAAGTGTTCGATTATCGGTAGCGATGTgtcacagagaaaaacacagaaaaaagcatCCTTGAAAGATCCCTATTTAGGATCCTCAAAAAAATCATCAACGTACATGTGTAAGATGTGTCCCTTCACGACTTCAGCCAGAAGCGTTCTAAAAAAACACATGGAGTATTTGCACCCCGCGTCGTGCATCGACCCCTTTGGTGGCCACCTCAGactagagaaaaggaaaagcagcattatAGAAGAACCTTTCAATTTCAGTAGCAGGACGAAACAGTTTATCAAACAATCTTCTACTTTTCCAAAGAACTCTGCTTTAAAGCAGGACGTAAAACGATCGTTTGGCTCTGCCTCGCAGTACAGTAACTTTGCCAAGCTTCACAAGAGACCCTACAGGATACAGAAGGCTCGGAAAAGCGTTTCGCATTCATCT AAACttaattctgctgaaaaaaaagacagctatGAAACAGAGGATGAGAGTTCATGGGATAATGTTGAACTGTGTGATTACACTACCCAGTCTGTGGAGGATGAACCTTACAGTGATATCAATCAGGAGCACGTAAGCCTGTTCCCCATATTCAAAGGTAAAATGGAAGATCACGATGCTGGTGATAAATCTTCACTTAGTTATGAGCAGAACGATGGCTTTTATTTTGAGTACTATGAAGATGCTGAGAGTGGTAGCTTCCTGCATGACTTGCATGACCCTCAGAATTTAGAGAATGTAGGATCAGCATTGCCAAAGCATAATTCGGTTTTCCATTGGACCGATTTGTCACTGGAGAAGAAGTCCTGCCCATACTGTCCAGCAACCTTTGAAACAGGGGTTGGCTTGTCCAACCATGTCCGGGGCCACCTCCACAGAGCTGGACTCAGCTATGAAGCCCGTCATGTTGTTTCACCGGAACAGATAGCAACGAGTgataaaatgcagcattttaaaaggacCGGAACGGGAACTCCTGTTAAACGTGTCAGAAAAG CGATTGAGAAATCGGAAACTTCCTCTGAGCATACGTGTCAGCTCTGTGGGGGCTGGTTTGATACTAAAATCGGATTGTCTAATCACGTGCGAGGACACCTGAAGAGGCTTGGCAAAACCAAGTGGGACGCGCACAAGTCTCCAATCTGTGTGCTGAACGAGATGATGCAGAATGAAGAGAAGTACGAAAAGATCCTGAAGGCTTTGAACAGTCGTCGCATTATTCCCCGACCGTTTGTTGCTCAGAAATTTGCGTCAAGCGATGACTTTTTATCTCAGAATGTTTTACCTCTTGAAGCATACCATAATGGCCTAAAGACTGAAGATACATCTGTGTCTGCGTCGGAGGAAGAAGGGCTGAGTTTCCTAAACGAATGTGATCAAACGAAAGCAGTGCTGcgtgatgggaaaaaaaatcagtcgCTTACACTGATAGAACTCCTGAAAAATAAGaggttgggagaagagaggaatCCTGATATTTCTCCTCAAAAAATTCATAGTCAAACCGCGAGAAAGAGGTTTGTTCAGAAATGCGTTCTTCCATTAAATGAAGACAGTCCATTGATGTATCAGCCACAGAAAATGGACTTGACTATGCAGTCAG GTATGCCTGTGAAGCTTAGAACGTGTGTGCATTGCAATACGACGTTTACAAGTGCTGTTAGCCTGTCCAACCACTTACGCGCTTATGCACGAAAGAAGAGTGCTGGACTTTTGACTGGGACAG CTCTAGACTGTAAGCAAAAGAAGTCAAGGTCAAGATCcggaagcaagaaaaaaatgctgccatTACCTCATAGCGCTGACGAAGTTTACATACTCAGATGCAG GTTTTGTGGTCTGGTCTTTCGAGGACCGTTGTCTGTTCAAGAAGACTGGATAAAGCACTTGCAGCGACATATCGTCAACGCCAATCTTCCACGAACTGGAGCTGGCATGGTGGAAGTCACGTCACTACTTAAAAAGCCTGCTTCAATCactgaaacttcattttctttactgatGGCAGAAGCGGCGTCATAG
- the ZNF644 gene encoding zinc finger protein 644 isoform X1, which yields MDDLEINTEVLGAKEEEEILCDDTFISEEEGGIPKPQESDTPFQKALPEELSRDRSENALSGGQASLFIHTGAPTVSSENFILSHGTAVNGPVSHSTSAKTSIMNKGGVSLTTGQPVGHHTDSCSTLAVVHDLQLPAKSSTQKSNQHQVLFLLPDVAHAKNLTHSIKNLPTSASVGCDSQKPVGSSVDSTLVGQEVCEDDKDLLAKDDCVDALTGISSGTGGFRSGCDPSWDPQKEFIQFLMTNEETIEKSPIHCKVGLEKKRKRKMDVSKITRYTEDCFSDTSCVPSKSKLLNVDFLEQNEELEIVEPQKYSLSKVKPESTDEELEAVDAIQQLIYSPSSNCAEDTSPVHPSTFLPNHLKNQCEQNDSESPSTFSTDEPSFYPCTKCNVNFREKKHLHRHMMYHLDGNSHFRHLNVPRPYACRECGRTFRDRNSLLKHMIIHQERRQKLMEEIRELKELQDEGRSARLQCPQCVFGTNCPKTFVQHAKTHEKDKRYYCCEECNFMAVTENELECHRGIAHGAVVKCSIIGSDVSQRKTQKKASLKDPYLGSSKKSSTYMCKMCPFTTSARSVLKKHMEYLHPASCIDPFGGHLRLEKRKSSIIEEPFNFSSRTKQFIKQSSTFPKNSALKQDVKRSFGSASQYSNFAKLHKRPYRIQKARKSVSHSSVSSCNLNSTNKTFLVRNSVEQKPKYSRQAARQKASVKTRGNCLYRHKYGNYRMIKKSSGSSPLHLKKEESGSVGSLHLLSSSSRPRNSCFVMDTNTFGCKGAEGCKDDRCVAVKRVVKEPKREGSVTGDGLDCCSDFLHKMTVVVLQKLNSAEKKDSYETEDESSWDNVELCDYTTQSVEDEPYSDINQEHVSLFPIFKGKMEDHDAGDKSSLSYEQNDGFYFEYYEDAESGSFLHDLHDPQNLENVGSALPKHNSVFHWTDLSLEKKSCPYCPATFETGVGLSNHVRGHLHRAGLSYEARHVVSPEQIATSDKMQHFKRTGTGTPVKRVRKAIEKSETSSEHTCQLCGGWFDTKIGLSNHVRGHLKRLGKTKWDAHKSPICVLNEMMQNEEKYEKILKALNSRRIIPRPFVAQKFASSDDFLSQNVLPLEAYHNGLKTEDTSVSASEEEGLSFLNECDQTKAVLRDGKKNQSLTLIELLKNKRLGEERNPDISPQKIHSQTARKRFVQKCVLPLNEDSPLMYQPQKMDLTMQSALDCKQKKSRSRSGSKKKMLPLPHSADEVYILRCRFCGLVFRGPLSVQEDWIKHLQRHIVNANLPRTGAGMVEVTSLLKKPASITETSFSLLMAEAAS from the exons ATGGATGATTTAGAGATAAATACCGAAGTCCTTGGTGctaaagaagaagaagaaatcctgTGTGATGATACTTTCATATCTGAGGAAGAAGGTGGCATTCCTAAACCCCAGGAGAGCGACACACCGTTTCAGAAGGCTCTGCCTGAGGAGCTGTCGAGGGACAGATCTGAAAACGCCTTAAGTGGAGGCCAGGCTTCACTATTTATACACACTGGTGCTCCTACTGTTTCTAGTGAGAACTTTATCTTGTCTCACGGAACTGCTGTTAATGGACCAGTTTCACACTCCACCTCAGCTAAGACTTCCATTATGAATAAGGGCGGTGTTTCATTAACCACTGGACAGCCCGTAGGGCATCACACAGATTCCTGCTCAACTTTGGCAGTGGTTCATGATCTTCAGCTGCCTGCCAAGAGCTCAACACAGAAATCTAATCAGCaccaagttttatttttgttacctGATGTAGCACACGCTAAGAACCTGACTCATTCCATTAAAAATCTACCTACCTCTGCCTCAGTTGGTTGCGATTCGCAGAAACCAGTAGGAAGTAGTGTCGACAGCACTTTAGTAGGGCAAGAAGTTTGTGAGGATGATAAAGATTTGCTAGCGAAAGATGATTGTGTCGATGCATTAACAGGCATTTCCTCAGGTACAGGTGGTTTCAGATCGGGCTGTGATCCCAGCTGGGATCCGCAGAAAGAGTTCATCCAGTTTCTGATGACGAATGAAGAAACGATAGAGAAGTCTCCCATTCACTGCAAAGTAGGCTTAGAAAAAAAGcggaaaaggaaaatggatgTCAGCAAAATCACTCGCTACACCGAAGACTGTTTTAGTGATACCAGTTGTGTTCCCAGTAAATCAAAGCTGTTAAACGTTGACTTCTTAGAGCAGAATGAGGAGCTAGAAATAGTAGAACCACAGAAATATTCATTGAGCAAAGTAAAACCTGAATCCACAGACGAAGAGCTGGAAGCCGTTGATGCTATCCAGCAGCTCATTTACAGCCCCAGCAGTAACTGTGCAGAGGACACTTCTCCTGTTCACCCTAGCACTTTCCTTCCCAATCATTTAAAAAACCAGTGTGAACAGAACGACTCTGAATCGCCATCCACCTTCAGTACGGATGAACCGTCATTCTATCCCTGTACTAAGTGCAATGTGAATTTTAGGGAGAAGAAGCATCTACACAGGCACATGATGTACCACTTAGATGGGAACAGTCATTTCCGACATCTCAATGTCCCTAGGCCCTATGCGTGCAGGGAATGTGGAAGGACATTTCGAGATCGTAATTCCCTTCTTAAACACATGATAATTCACCAGGAGCGAAGGCAGAAGCTGATGGAAGAAATCCGTGAGCTGAAGGAACTTCAGGATGAGGGCAGGAGCGCGCGGTTGCAGTGCCCACAGTGTGTATTCGGTACCAACTGCCCTAAAACGTTCGTGCAGCACGCAAAGACCcatgagaaagacaaaagataCTATTGCTGTGAGGAGTGCAATTTCATGGCTGTGACAGAAAATGAACTGGAATGTCACAGAGGGATTGCACATGGAGCCGTGGTCAAGTGTTCGATTATCGGTAGCGATGTgtcacagagaaaaacacagaaaaaagcatCCTTGAAAGATCCCTATTTAGGATCCTCAAAAAAATCATCAACGTACATGTGTAAGATGTGTCCCTTCACGACTTCAGCCAGAAGCGTTCTAAAAAAACACATGGAGTATTTGCACCCCGCGTCGTGCATCGACCCCTTTGGTGGCCACCTCAGactagagaaaaggaaaagcagcattatAGAAGAACCTTTCAATTTCAGTAGCAGGACGAAACAGTTTATCAAACAATCTTCTACTTTTCCAAAGAACTCTGCTTTAAAGCAGGACGTAAAACGATCGTTTGGCTCTGCCTCGCAGTACAGTAACTTTGCCAAGCTTCACAAGAGACCCTACAGGATACAGAAGGCTCGGAAAAGCGTTTCGCATTCATCTGTAAGTTCGTGCAATCTAAATTCTACAAACAAGACCTTTTTGGTTAGAAATAGCGTTGAACAGAAACCTAAGTATTCCCGTCAAGCAGCAAGGCAGAAAGCTAGTGTCAAAACAAGAGGTAATTGTTTGTATAGACACAAATATGGAAACTACAGGATGATTAAAAAATCCAGTGGCTCTTCtcctttgcatttaaaaaaggaagagtctGGCTCTGTTGGTTCTTTACATTTACTGTCTTCATCAAGTAGGCCCCGTAATAGTTGTTTTGTCATGGATACAAATACTTTTGGTTGCAAAGGGGCAGAAGGCTGTAAGGATGATAGGTGTGTAGCTGTAAAAAGAGTGGTTAAAGAACCCAAGAGGGAAGGCTCTGTTACAGGAGATGGTTTGGATTGCTGTTCAgattttctgcataaaatgACTGTTGTTGTTTTACAGAAACttaattctgctgaaaaaaaagacagctatGAAACAGAGGATGAGAGTTCATGGGATAATGTTGAACTGTGTGATTACACTACCCAGTCTGTGGAGGATGAACCTTACAGTGATATCAATCAGGAGCACGTAAGCCTGTTCCCCATATTCAAAGGTAAAATGGAAGATCACGATGCTGGTGATAAATCTTCACTTAGTTATGAGCAGAACGATGGCTTTTATTTTGAGTACTATGAAGATGCTGAGAGTGGTAGCTTCCTGCATGACTTGCATGACCCTCAGAATTTAGAGAATGTAGGATCAGCATTGCCAAAGCATAATTCGGTTTTCCATTGGACCGATTTGTCACTGGAGAAGAAGTCCTGCCCATACTGTCCAGCAACCTTTGAAACAGGGGTTGGCTTGTCCAACCATGTCCGGGGCCACCTCCACAGAGCTGGACTCAGCTATGAAGCCCGTCATGTTGTTTCACCGGAACAGATAGCAACGAGTgataaaatgcagcattttaaaaggacCGGAACGGGAACTCCTGTTAAACGTGTCAGAAAAG CGATTGAGAAATCGGAAACTTCCTCTGAGCATACGTGTCAGCTCTGTGGGGGCTGGTTTGATACTAAAATCGGATTGTCTAATCACGTGCGAGGACACCTGAAGAGGCTTGGCAAAACCAAGTGGGACGCGCACAAGTCTCCAATCTGTGTGCTGAACGAGATGATGCAGAATGAAGAGAAGTACGAAAAGATCCTGAAGGCTTTGAACAGTCGTCGCATTATTCCCCGACCGTTTGTTGCTCAGAAATTTGCGTCAAGCGATGACTTTTTATCTCAGAATGTTTTACCTCTTGAAGCATACCATAATGGCCTAAAGACTGAAGATACATCTGTGTCTGCGTCGGAGGAAGAAGGGCTGAGTTTCCTAAACGAATGTGATCAAACGAAAGCAGTGCTGcgtgatgggaaaaaaaatcagtcgCTTACACTGATAGAACTCCTGAAAAATAAGaggttgggagaagagaggaatCCTGATATTTCTCCTCAAAAAATTCATAGTCAAACCGCGAGAAAGAGGTTTGTTCAGAAATGCGTTCTTCCATTAAATGAAGACAGTCCATTGATGTATCAGCCACAGAAAATGGACTTGACTATGCAGTCAG CTCTAGACTGTAAGCAAAAGAAGTCAAGGTCAAGATCcggaagcaagaaaaaaatgctgccatTACCTCATAGCGCTGACGAAGTTTACATACTCAGATGCAG GTTTTGTGGTCTGGTCTTTCGAGGACCGTTGTCTGTTCAAGAAGACTGGATAAAGCACTTGCAGCGACATATCGTCAACGCCAATCTTCCACGAACTGGAGCTGGCATGGTGGAAGTCACGTCACTACTTAAAAAGCCTGCTTCAATCactgaaacttcattttctttactgatGGCAGAAGCGGCGTCATAG